From Bufo gargarizans isolate SCDJY-AF-19 chromosome 10, ASM1485885v1, whole genome shotgun sequence, the proteins below share one genomic window:
- the OVOL1 gene encoding putative transcription factor Ovo-like 1 isoform X2 codes for MLFSCTLCDKSFTYQRMLNRHMKCHSEVKRHQCEHCGKGFNDTFDLKRHVRTHTGVRPYKCHLCDKAFTQRCSLESHLKKIHGVQQNYAYKERRTKLYVCEDCGFTADSQENHLHHLQHQHPGSALIQRASKKLAATLQSGVNPLLHSNLLL; via the exons ATGCTGTTCAGCTGCACGCTCTGTGACAAGAGCTTTACATATCAAAGGATGCTGAATCGTCATATGAAGTGTCACAGTGAGGTGAAGAGACACCAGTGTGAGCATTGCGGCAAAGGATTCAATGACACCTTTGACCTTAAGAGACATGTCCGCACCCATACAG GTGTCCGTCCTTATAAGTGCCACCTATGTGACAAGGCATTCACTCAGCGCTGCTCCCTGGAGTCACATTTGAAGAAGATCCATGGAGTACAACAGAATTACGCCTACAAGGAACGTAGGACAAAGCTCTATGTATGTGAAGACTGTGGATTTACAGCTGACAGCCAGGAGAACCACCTACATCATCTCCAGCACCAGCATCCTGGCAGTGCTTTAATCCAGCGTGCCTCCAAGAAACTGGCAGCAACATTACAGAGTGGAGTCAACCCCTTACTGCACAGCAACCTCCTGCTCTGA